DNA from Daucus carota subsp. sativus chromosome 1, DH1 v3.0, whole genome shotgun sequence:
ACTCTTCGACTCAATATGAGGTACTCAGATTTATGTAGCTTTTCTCATTTATATCTAGTATGaacattattgtttttttttatccgAATAAATGTGGTGTATTCGCAAGCTGACAGAAGTAAGTTCTTGTAGGGCAAAACTAGTTTCCGCGAGCATTATGGTTTCTGCAAGTCTCCTGTATCCGGAACAAAACTGCAGCAGAATCAGTTGAGTGAGAGTTTTTAAAGTATCTGTTGTTAAAAGATTGCAccatattattatatcaaaaatgATAAGTTTTTAACAAGATATTAGTTTTTGGATTTGTCTCCTAACAGTTGGATCGAGAGGAATAGGGTGGGGATGAGATGAAGCTAAAATCCGCAACACATCTGCAGTTGCTGCTGCAGCATAAAGAGGCTTGTCAAAGATAGAAGGATTTGGATGTAAAAGCTCAATCTTTTATCTTGTTAaattttccttcagagtttctGTTAATGTGGTAGGAAACAATCCGAGAGGAGAAAAAGTAGGGAAATAAATTTCCTGTTTTTCCGAATTCAATTTTCTTGTCGATGAATAGTTTCTGCATAAGAATATTTAAGTTCTTTGTGAGCAATCTCTTTGTGCAATAATGCATTTTTCTTGTTCTAATGGAGCCACATGCTCTCTCAAATTCTAACATTCCGAAATCTTCATTTAAATCGAAAAATTAACACACACAGTGCAAGATGTAGGACAATGGTAGAATTTAGAAATACTCTCACTCTCTGAGCAACAGGAGTTAAATAAAAACATGATATAAACCGTAATCCATTAGTCCTGTGCACAAGGCTTTCGCATCAGGAGGGTATGAGAAAATCGTGATCCATgtgtaaattcaaattttcaaactCCTGCACCACATTATGAAAAGGGAAGTAAAGTAGACTAAAAATTATCATCAACCATGCATAAAATAAGAGAAAAATAAGTATAGATTATATGAAAATAGCTTTGGAGTTGTAAAGACTAAGATTCCTCTGCATATTTAAGTGGAGTTTAATTCTCTTTTCCAACAAAAACATGACAAGTAGTACAACTACCTGATTCAGCAGTACAGCTCATTCTTTGACTACTGAGGTTAAGAAGAGGATCACAAAAGGCAAATCTTAGTTTAAGCTTGGTTTTGGTAGGATTCTTGAAATTCTTAGTTGGAAAGTCTGAAATGTAGTAAGTAAAACAAATTGATGATCTTGTAAAGGTTTTAGCTTTAATATAGACAAGACCTCAATGTCTCATAAGTTCCAGACAAGGAATGAAACAACCTAATTGTTTTGTTTGTCTAATGAAACAAAGTTAGGTGTAAAATTAGCTCAATCATAAAAATGAAATAGATGATGGCAAGTCTTATCAGTGTACAGAGAAGGGGAAAGAAATGCCAAAATTACTGTTGGAATATTTCATATGCATCTTTTTTAGTCTATTATAAGTTTGCAGATCCTGCCTCAGATCTTCCTGACCCAGTGCAACATGCTACTTATTAAATATTGACCTCTTTATCTCATCTGGAAGTATTACTATTCAAATAACCAAAAACATTGTTTACATAGCATTACTGCTCTGATTGCTAAGTTTCAAGTAATCTTGCTTAAAAGCTAGCCTGTTATCAATCATCTCAGTGTCTGCACTTCGGCTGAACAACCATGTCTGTCGGGTGATTTTTAGAATGCTATCTAGATTGGAAAGTGATTTACATCTAACTAAACATGATCGGAAGAAATAAGAAGCGATTCTTAGTGATAAGCAAAAAATGAAGAATGAAATATGCAATTGCTTCATAGCAATCAATGATGCTAGGATAAAATCTATATGAGCATGGGAAGAGACATTTTTGTCCCACCACCCACCACCAAAACAAAGCCTTTCTATCCCTGTAACACACACAAGGGAAGGGTAGGGACTCTGGTGTCCTTGTAATAAATTAACATCATTCATTGTGTAATGCAAAATTTCACCTAGGACTGTTCCCAATTCTCATGACAAGCCTCTTTCTTCTTCTAAAGAAAATGTAAATGGCTTCCTGTCATTACCTTTGAGCCATGCTCCTCTTCTGAATCAGTATATATAAAGCCAATAGAGGCCCACAGTGCATGTGGCACAACACAGAGATGAGTGTTAAAATACATAGTGTAATAGTAGTATGTGTGCTAGGATCTAATCTACCCTCGCGTTCTTTCTGCACCTTTGGATTAAACGGGATCAACTACTAAACGGGCACAAGTCCGGATTTGAACGTAGATAGCCAGATTAGGAATGTGAAAGACGAAGCATATTTCTGCATCTTTCTGGTAGTAATCTATCATATGATCATGCATTACTGTTTCAGAATTTTGAACTCTGAACATAATCCAAGTTCATTTTTTAAGGTAAGCACATATTCATGAACCTCAGAAGCCTTGTACCAGATCTAGAATCTACTCCCCATTAAGGCAGCTAGCTGGCCTTCATAATAGAGTTAAAGTGGCAGTCAGGAAGTAGTCAGGAGGCCATGAAGAAGTACAAGTCACATATGGACCTTATCATGAAGTACAAGTAGCTGTACTGAGCTATAAGAATTGCCCATGATGCATGAAGATAGATACCTTCAAATGGCTTGGAAACTCAGAGAGAATATTGAATAACTAACACTACACCacagaaaatactttttaaaagcAGCAATGGATTTATGATGCTGACTACTTTCTGTAATCCAATTTTTATACTCCATGATGGGAACAAATCAGGCAACAAACTGTAAAACTCGATAGCAAAATAATACTTATCTTTAACTGCCTGGAAAATAGACAgtgattaaatttaaattacaaaaaataaagaatatctATACTTGGAGATTACCATCAGTCATGCTTCAAAGttgtaaattgtatatacagatttactaaaaacaagaaaaacaaccCATCCAAACTCAATGatcagataataaaaaaattgtgatctGAAGGAATCATCTACTATTTCGTAAGAATCTAGTTTGAGCAGTTTATACTATGGAAAAGAGAATATAGTTACAAAAGCGTGTATGAGCTCTGCGGCTCAAGCTTTTTAAATTCAGTATCAGAGGGTAATTGGTAATCAATAATTGTATAAGAAGACATCgatttatatctttttttgtTGTGAATATGTTTTGGTAGAATCATTTCAGTGCTGTACTATGATAGTATACCAATCAAATCTCAGTATGTGCtatgatatattataaattgttttacttttttttttgtgactACTCAAGAAGCAACTAGGCAACATACATGTCCATCAGTTAAATCGAAGGAAAATACTTTGAAAGGCCATAAGGGAGTGAATAGAACTCTGCACTTCTGGGATCATCATCGAAGTGCCTGAACTTCCCCCACCAGTGCCTACCACTGTCCTTCCGGGTAGAGCTGTGATTACGACCCAATGTGGAATCCAGAAATAAAGCAATGATAAATGCAACTGTCGCTGGGGATGTGAATACCACTAGCAGCATGTTGTTAAACtgaaaacaataatatttttccttttttgtaATTTCACGTTATCAATCTATAGAAAATTTGAAACTTAAATATGTCAAAAAGATGGATTCTATAGAAATTTAGATCTTATTCATACCCAGAATGATGGAGTGTTCACAGGACCACGACCTGTGGTGACGACATAGTTATTGAAGTATTGTGGCACAGAAAGACCCATGAAGAGCGATATGCCTAGTATGAACTTTGTTCTATAGCTGTTGAGATTGCAGAATTGCAGCAATCCAAGACCAGCAGATGCTGCAAATTTGTGTggaaaaaattaagaaatatatttaaaaactgAACTCCGAAAGAAACTCTAATGGAAATTGAATGAGTTGATTATAGCAGTTGTAAACAAGTGTAGACATAAACACATGAACTAAAACGATACAAATGAAcccaaaacaaaattttttaagCTAATCTAAATAAAAGCATATTATAGAGCAGAACTATGAACTAGATGCCAcagtattatttaaaaataagagtGAACAGGTTTTGTTGGTTTTAGGTAGACTAATCCATCTAGTTTAATAAAAAGATTGAGAAGCACTATTTCTGAAAGTAGCCATAGCTGGAAGTTCCGCAAATTTACATAACAAGTAGATAGCGAAAGACTGAAAGACATACACATATAACCAAATAAGACGCAGTATATTGCTCCAAAGATAGGGAGAGGTATAGAAGCAACAACAGCCCCGAACTTTCCTGGTGAATGACATCAAATAAAATACAATTACTAATAAAACAATATAATTGCAGACAGCTAAAACCTGTATAGCCTTATTTTCGAGCTGAAAAGGAAGTGTTCTGAAGTCTGAACCATGTACCAATATTTAAGTGTTGAAAAACCAGTTCAATATTAGGTACATCTAATGCTCCTACATACCTACTACAGAAAAGAGCAACATGAATATAGCTGAAATTTGAACCACTCTCCGGCTTCCAACTCTTGTCAAAGCCAAAAGACCTGCATTTTCACTAATCAAAGAAGACTACTATAAGAAATGTATGATTGGAAAAGAAATATGCTTGGGGAATGACTACAATCGGATGTTTGCATAAACTCTACTATAAGACGTTAAAAGGAAACAACATTATACACCATTGAGAACTCAAATTGGCAAATAAACAGCAGTatgttatttttcaaattttccttCCTCAACCAGCCCTCCAAAAGtgtgaaacaaaaatatataatgaacAATGAAGTTTGAGTATATCTACTTAATTTCAACTTCAGCTAGCTAGATAAGCACAGAGAATCAGATATTTGATTtccattatattatttatatcactTAGATGAAAGGTAAATCAAGGTTTGCCAGAAGAATATTTGTCCTAATTAATGACCATAAATGCTCATCTCATTTTACTCAATAGAGTTACTAACACTGATGCTGTCGAGCCACTTGCTGTGCCCCACAAGCCATCCAGAAACATGGCTACTCCCTGATATCAATCGAAAATtgaggggaaaaaaaaaaattcaatttggAGTATAGAGAATCCAGGAAACAAGAGAACAAACTATTAAAAATTGCTTCCTACCAGCCAGGCAGCACCGCGGCTGAGAACAGAAGGTGGCGCAGGCGTGGCACTCCCATATCTTGATGCTGCAATAAATGTACCTGTAGACTGTCAAAAGGGACCAAACTTTAAGAGCTTAAAAGGACAAAGTTTTAGTAAACATCTCAACTATAAGAAAGGTATGGGTGCCACTGATTGAAGaacatgaaaattttaatcaataaccttttttttttattacactGGTGCAAAGAAAGAAGCTTATCTTAAAACAAACAACTTAAGTTTTTTCTTGGGGAACTTGAACTAATGATGGTACAAACCTCTACAAGAGCTACAAAAGCTGCTGCAGACATGATTAAGACATCACTAGCATTTACAGTCGGACGACCCCATTGAAAGGGATATGGAAATCTAATCCTGCATGTTTAGAAGCAACTTAAAATCATATTAGAAATACATGGGAAAGCCTCTAATTGCTATATAGAGTATTAGAGAGGACACTTCTTCCAGATCAATTTGAATAAACAGTACTAGACATCTGCAGATTGATATTTACGGTTAATATGAAGGAATATGTCAACTGCACATGGTTGCTTTGTACAGAGAAGATGATTCATTAATCTAATAGGAATACTAAGGAATTTGAAAGCTATGACAATAAATGACCAATGGGTATTAGGCAATTAGTCATAATCAACACATAAcaactataaaaaaatattagatggcAGAATAATTACGGAGAAGTCCTGCCATCCTTCTTGAATAATACATGATGAGCTACTATAAATCATGGCATTTAAGATATTCAGCATGAGAAATTTGATATCTAGCTTATACCAGTTATCTCAACCCTTTCCCCTGTCTTGTAAAAATTGCATAATGTTCAAGCATTCCATCCAGAATTTGCATATTACAGGGCTGATGGATCTTCTTAAAGTTTAGATCAAACAAACTTGAACTTTTTAAGATCGAAATATCTAATGACCATTATCTCAAGCTCTCGCGGATTTTTCTTCCAGGAATTACTTTACAAGACATCTTGAAGTCCTATCTCAAGTTACAGGCCTAATAATGTTGGAATACCGTAAGATCTAGCTTGGTCGACTTTCCTTGTAAGCTTAACTAGAAATCAAACTGAAAAAGCTTAACTGAGATCTACTTTTAAAGACATGCATATAGTATTTGTTTTGGCCACATAACCAGACAAACCAATCAGCATGCTAAAACAACAATAAACTCAAATATCATGATATTTACcatcttttgattttataaaaaatttactaCAGGAAAGAAAATGGAAACTTCAACTAGCAGCATCTCCCCTTACCAAGAAGCACCGCCAATAAGCCCAGATCTATCAACACGACAACTGAACTGGGTACTTGGAGATTTATTTTTGTATGCACCAGCAGCTGTTAGAAGGGAGGCATATGCCCACACTAATGCTACAGAGAATAAGATTGCATAGCGATCAAATCGACTTGATTTCCATACGTGAGGAATGTACTGCATATACAAAAGCAGGCCACAATGTCAATCTAATATCAAATGTGCAATCAAAGTGCATGTTAGTTGCTTAGGATATATCCCTAAACGTAAACGATCATCATTTTCATAGTTATTACTTATTGCAGCCAAACTTGGCAAACTATTTAGACCTGATTCCCAATTTTTGTTTAAGAGGTAAATGTCTTCAAGAAAagaacatttaaaaaaaatatcattccTAACCATCTGATTCTCATCTACACCTGCCTTGGGTAGAGAGAACTGTTAATTAGTCTTTCTCTTAGGTCCGCTAATAATAGACTCCTTTGAtataaggaaaaaaaatcaaatggtACAGAGTTGGGAAGAAAAGCAAACAGGATGAAATATCACCTGTGATAAGAGAATTAATATGATTAATTCAGGAAGTCCAACCTCAACACATTGCGCAAGCTACAAGAATCAGGAAAATAAGTTGGTACATGCACGATTTACCTGAATATAATAACAGTTCATACAAAGAATAGCAGTTTGACTAAAAGGGTTCAGAGAACAATACATCCAGCACTAAACAAAAGTTGCTCCATCTGGTTGTGAGTTTGATTTAAATCTGGACAAAACAATGATATATCTGAGACTTTCAACAACATATGATTT
Protein-coding regions in this window:
- the LOC108213729 gene encoding nucleobase-ascorbate transporter 7 isoform X2; protein product: MTITVIKVDELVAHPAKDQLHGVDYCLNSNPSWPEAIILGFQHYLVMLGTTVIISTTVVPLMGGGNVEKAQVVQSLLFASGMNTLLQTFFGTRLPVVIGGSFRFILPALTVAFSNRYSIYINPRDRFHRTMRGIQGALLIASLLPAILGFLGIWRIVVRFLSPLSAVPLVTLVGLGLYQQGFPLLAQCVEVGLPELIILILLSQYIPHVWKSSRFDRYAILFSVALVWAYASLLTAAGAYKNKSPSTQFSCRVDRSGLIGGASWIRFPYPFQWGRPTVNASDVLIMSAAAFVALVESTGTFIAASRYGSATPAPPSVLSRGAAWLGVAMFLDGLWGTASGSTASVENAGLLALTRVGSRRVVQISAIFMLLFSVVASAGLGLLQFCNLNSYRTKFILGISLFMGLSVPQYFNNYVVTTGRGPVNTPSFWFNNMLLVVFTSPATVAFIIALFLDSTLGRNHSSTRKDSGRHWWGKFRHFDDDPRSAEFYSLPYGLSKYFPSI
- the LOC108213729 gene encoding nucleobase-ascorbate transporter 4 isoform X1 is translated as MTITVIKVDELVAHPAKDQLHGVDYCLNSNPSWPEAIILGFQHYLVMLGTTVIISTTVVPLMGGGNVEKAQVVQSLLFASGMNTLLQTFFGTRLPVVIGGSFRFILPALTVAFSNRYSIYINPRDRFHRTMRGIQGALLIASLLPAILGFLGIWRIVVRFLSPLSAVPLVTLVGLGLYQQGFPLLAQCVEVGLPELIILILLSQYIPHVWKSSRFDRYAILFSVALVWAYASLLTAAGAYKNKSPSTQFSCRVDRSGLIGGASWIRFPYPFQWGRPTVNASDVLIMSAAAFVALVESTGTFIAASRYGSATPAPPSVLSRGAAWLGVAMFLDGLWGTASGSTASVENAGLLALTRVGSRRVVQISAIFMLLFSVVGKFGAVVASIPLPIFGAIYCVLFGYMSSAGLGLLQFCNLNSYRTKFILGISLFMGLSVPQYFNNYVVTTGRGPVNTPSFWFNNMLLVVFTSPATVAFIIALFLDSTLGRNHSSTRKDSGRHWWGKFRHFDDDPRSAEFYSLPYGLSKYFPSI